A single genomic interval of Pyrus communis chromosome 7, drPyrComm1.1, whole genome shotgun sequence harbors:
- the LOC137739836 gene encoding AUGMIN subunit 6-like produces the protein MTMDREKEREIELESAMYTNCLLLGLDPAIIGLGGSNATPRVGLFRHSNPKLGEQLLYFILSSLRGPIQSAKDFDKVWPIFDSAQSRDFRKVVQGIISELESQGALPRSNSRVSSLATCCGPRFVELLWQLSLHGLREVHRRTFAADVASNPLPSSLTDVAFSHAATLLPVTKARIALERRRFLKNAETAVQRQAMWSNLAHEMTAEFRGLCAEEAYLQQELEKLHDLRNKVKLEGEHWDDLVSSSSQNSHLVSKATRLWESILARKSQHEVLASGPIEDLIAHREHRYRISGSSLLAAMDQSSQVPYGDVLSFQSGDFIPTHADGKEQNDGADSSHSQVADERSGRVHPTVDVAEIIRRWTHALQRIHKQSLHMAKANEGEGPEILRSAQDGSSSGHAESLAATLAEHQQHLVSFQVLINQLKEVAPAIQRSISECTDKVDSISSSLPPMTKQPGRSTSPIQAQSSGRTLESNSDDVAEVTSKLSTFQLEKVSSSPALKLPQLFNLTSNSSGKGANMHKRPASVAHSNQIENFPERKSVEQPLSNNHIDNLPQDSDNYYVQNLKRSVREAALSQNSLSSESSRGSHSDESSEHFFLPLSSSGFSRLGQESKGPSLRSKRFSAQTEASFHENRAPDGNVGNKYAELSEALNDLDSLDDFDQVNGFLSAAGSNCAVSGRQRSFYDFEEAREQVFSPPLLMDSSLLADYEDLLAPLSETETALMEH, from the exons ATGACAATGGacagagagaaggagagagagatagagctAGAGAGTGCAATGTACACTAACTGTTTGCTGTTAGGGTTGGATCCGGCGATTATCGGGCTCGGAGGATCCAATGCCACTCCTCGGGTCGGGCTCTTCCGCCACTCCAACCCTAAATTGGGCGAACAGCTCCTCTACTTCATCCTCTCTTCTCTCAGAGGCCCAATTCAATCCGCCAAG GATTTCGATAAGGTCTGGCCAATCTTCGATTCCGCGCAATCGCGGGATTTTCGAAAG GTTGTGCAAGGGATCATTAGTGAGCTCGAATCGCAGGGGGCGCTTCCGAGGAGCAATTCGAGGGTTTCATCACTTGCTACGTGTTGCGGACCCAG GTTTGTGGAACTTCTGTGGCAACTTTCGTTGCATGGTTTGCGAGAGGTTCATAGGCGAACATTTGCAGCTGATGTAGCTTCTAACCCACTTCCTTCATCACTGACGGATGTAGCCTTTTCACACGCAGCTACTTTACTTCCTGTTACTAAG GCTAGAATAGCGCTTGAACGAAGAAGATTTCTTAAGAATGCAGAAACAGCAGTACAGAGACAGGCCATGTGGTCGAATTTGGCGCATGAAATGACTGCGGAGTTTCGTGGTCTTTGTGCTGAAGAG GCTTATTTACAGCAAGAACTGGAAAAATTACATGACCTTAGGAACAAAGTGAAGTTGGAAGGGGAACACTGGGATGACCTTGTTTCTAGTTCGAGTCAGAATTCCCATTTAGTATCAAAAGCTACTCGTCTGTGGGAGTCTATATTAGCCCGTAAAA GTCAACATGAAGTTCTTGCTTCAGGCCCTATTGAGGACTTAATAGCTCACAGGGAGCATAG GTACCGCATCTCTGGATCGTCTTTGCTTGCAGCTATGGATCAGAGTTCTCAGGTTCCTTATGGAGATGTCTTATCTTTCCAGTCTGGTGACTTTATTCCAACACATGCGGATGGAAAAGAACAAAATGATGGAGCAGATTCCTCCCATTCACAAGTAGCAGATGAAAGAAGTGGAAGAGTCCATCCAACTGTTGACGTGGCAGAAATTATCAGGCGTTGGACGCATGCTTTACAGCGTATTCATAAACAATCACTTCACATG GCAAAGGCTAATGAGGGAGAGGGTCCAGAAATTTTAAGAAGTGCACAGGATGGCAGTTCAAGTGGTCATGCTGAGTCTCTAGCTGCAACTCTTGCTGAACATCAGCAACACTTGGTTAGCTTTCAG GTTCTCATTAACCAACTGAAGGAAGTTGCTCCGGCAATACAAAGGTCAATATCAGAATGTACAGATAAAGTAGATAGCATTTCATCTAGTCTGCCTCCGATGACCAAACAACCTGGTCGGTCAACTTCACCTATTCAAGCACAGAGCAGTGGAAGGACATTG GAAAGCAACAGTGATGATGTGGCTGAGGTGACTTCAAAATTGTCTACCTTTCAGCTCGAAAAGGTGTCATCCAGCCCTGCTTTAAAGCTCCCACAGTTGTTTAACTTGACTTCTAATTCTTCTGGGAAAGGTGCAAATATGCATAAGCGCCCTGCTTCAGTTGCTCATTCAAACCAAATAGAGAACTTTCCTGAAAGGAAGTCTGTGGAGCAGCCTTTATCAAATAATCATATAGATAATCTACCACAAG ACAGTGACAATTATTATGTCCAGAATCTAAAGAGATCTGTTAGAGAAGCTGCTCTGTCACAGAATTCCTTAAGTTCCGAATCATCACGAGGCAGCCATTCTGATGAAAGCTCTGAGCATTTCTTTTTACCTCTTTCATCATCTGGGTTTTCTCGTCTAGGCCAAGAGTCTAAAGGGCCTTCATTAAGGAGTAAAAGGTTTTCAGCTCAGACCGAGGCTTCCTTTCATGAAAATCGTGCTCCTGATGGTAATGTGGGGAACAAGTACGCTGAATTATCTGAAGCGTTGAATGATTTAGATTCACTTGATGATTTTGACCAAGTAAATGGGTTTCTTTCCGCTGCTGGTTCAAACTGTGCTGTTTCGGGCAGACAGAGATCATTTTATGACTTTGAGGAAGCTCGGGAGCAGGTTTTCTCACCTCCTTTGCTAATGGACTCATCACTATTAGCAGATTATGAAGACTTACTTG CACCACTTTCAGAAACTGAAACAGCCTTAATGGAGCACTGA